The Gilliamella apicola genome window below encodes:
- a CDS encoding DMT family transporter, whose protein sequence is MLLSSRTKGHLIALMTVFIWGITYIATKVLLTEFKPIEILFFRFTLGYATLWLLAPRFFAWQGIKQELMFLGAGFCGVTCYFLCENIALTYTTASNVGVITTLAPVFTAILAIFFLKTEKPAKSFYIGCLFSMIGIVLITLNGKFVLSVNPLGDLLAVFACLFWACYSILTKRSSNYGYNIILLTRRFFFYGLMFMLPALYLFDFEWNLSRFNQPVNLLNILFLGVGASAICFASWNYAVKLVGAVKISIYIYLVPILTIINAVLILDEPFTWIAAIGTLFTLSGVLLSEGKIKLKKD, encoded by the coding sequence ATGTTATTGTCATCAAGGACAAAAGGGCACCTGATAGCACTAATGACAGTGTTTATTTGGGGAATAACTTATATTGCAACCAAAGTTTTACTAACAGAATTTAAACCCATTGAAATTCTCTTTTTTCGATTTACCTTAGGTTATGCCACACTTTGGTTATTAGCTCCTCGTTTTTTTGCTTGGCAGGGGATTAAACAAGAGTTAATGTTCCTTGGTGCTGGATTTTGTGGAGTAACATGTTATTTTCTCTGTGAAAATATTGCCCTAACGTATACCACTGCTTCAAATGTTGGGGTGATTACCACATTAGCACCTGTGTTTACTGCGATATTGGCGATATTTTTCCTTAAAACTGAAAAACCAGCTAAAAGCTTTTATATCGGTTGTCTATTTTCGATGATTGGTATTGTGTTAATTACCTTAAATGGAAAATTTGTATTGTCGGTAAATCCACTTGGTGATTTATTGGCAGTGTTTGCTTGTCTATTTTGGGCATGTTATTCAATTTTAACGAAAAGAAGTAGTAATTATGGTTACAATATTATTTTATTAACGCGAAGATTCTTTTTTTACGGTCTAATGTTTATGTTACCAGCGCTTTATTTATTTGATTTTGAATGGAACTTGTCAAGGTTTAATCAACCGGTCAACCTATTAAATATCTTATTTTTAGGTGTCGGAGCATCAGCAATCTGTTTTGCCTCTTGGAATTATGCGGTGAAATTAGTCGGTGCGGTAAAAATTAGCATTTATATTTATTTGGTACCGATTTTGACAATCATTAATGCGGTTTTAATCTTAGATGAACCTTTTACTTGGATTGCCGCAATCGGCACACTCTTTACTCTTAGCGGTGTGTTATTGTCTGAAGGTAAAATCAAACTTAAAAAAGATTAA